In Geminocystis sp. NIES-3708, a single window of DNA contains:
- a CDS encoding TRAP transporter substrate-binding protein, whose product MQRRQFLTNAGISAVTSATLVSCQSQNQSTVIANSLPEVKWRMVTSWPKSLDTIFGGVQTVCESVKAMSGGKFTITPYAVGEIVPGLEVLDTVQNGTVECGHTASYYYIGKNPALAFATGLPFGLTAEQQNAWLYHGGGLEAMQKVYSEFNIINFPAGNTGAQMGGWFKKEVKSLGDLKGLKMRIPGLGGEVMSKLGVNVQVLPGGEIFLALDRGAIDAAEWVGPYDDEKLGLNKAAQYYYYPGWWEPGPTLDLLVNKSAWEKLPLEYQNMLMTAAKSSNLNMLAQYNFLNQKSLATLIEGGTKLVAYPQDIMIEAQKVALEIYESNASKDANFKAIYEPWKAFKDGITKWNIINELSFTNFMANN is encoded by the coding sequence ATGCAAAGAAGACAATTTTTAACCAATGCGGGAATTAGTGCCGTAACTTCTGCAACTTTAGTCTCCTGTCAAAGTCAAAATCAATCTACCGTAATCGCTAATAGTCTTCCTGAGGTAAAGTGGCGTATGGTTACGAGTTGGCCGAAGTCTTTAGATACTATCTTTGGTGGTGTGCAAACAGTCTGTGAAAGCGTAAAAGCAATGAGTGGCGGGAAATTCACCATTACACCTTATGCAGTGGGGGAAATTGTGCCAGGGTTAGAAGTATTAGACACCGTGCAAAATGGAACAGTAGAATGTGGACATACAGCTAGTTACTATTATATAGGAAAAAATCCTGCTCTTGCTTTTGCCACAGGATTACCTTTTGGGTTAACTGCTGAACAACAAAACGCATGGTTATATCATGGAGGAGGATTAGAAGCTATGCAAAAAGTTTATAGTGAATTTAATATTATCAACTTTCCCGCAGGAAATACAGGGGCACAAATGGGGGGATGGTTTAAAAAGGAAGTAAAATCTCTTGGGGATTTGAAGGGTTTAAAGATGCGTATTCCGGGGTTGGGAGGGGAAGTTATGTCAAAATTAGGAGTAAATGTTCAAGTTTTGCCCGGTGGCGAAATTTTCCTTGCTCTTGACAGAGGAGCTATTGATGCCGCAGAATGGGTAGGACCTTACGATGATGAAAAATTAGGTTTAAATAAAGCCGCACAATATTATTATTATCCCGGATGGTGGGAACCTGGACCAACTTTAGATTTATTAGTAAATAAGTCTGCTTGGGAAAAACTACCTTTAGAGTATCAAAATATGTTGATGACGGCGGCAAAATCTTCCAATCTTAATATGTTGGCACAATATAACTTCCTTAATCAAAAATCTTTAGCTACTCTTATTGAAGGAGGTACAAAATTAGTGGCTTATCCTCAAGATATTATGATAGAAGCACAAAAAGTCGCTTTAGAAATTTATGAGAGTAATGCGTCTAAAGATGCTAACTTTAAGGCAATTTATGAACCTTGGAAAGCCTTTAAAGACGGTATAACAAAATGGAATATTATTAATGAGTTAAGTTTCACTAATTTTATGGCAAATAATTAA
- a CDS encoding prephenate/arogenate dehydrogenase yields the protein MKIGIIGLGLIGGSLGLDLTRQGYDVIGVSRQLSTCNIALAKQIVTDASVDFSVLEQTDLIFICTPIAAILPTIESIINYLRPSTIITDVGSVKGAISHKATELWKNFVGSHPMAGTTNQGIEAAESNLFQNAPCVITPVKNTSMDAMNKVSEIWRSLGCKVYTSTPEIHDQAVAWISHLPVMISANLINSCVKNHNQEVVKLAQNLASSGFKDTSRVGGGNVELGLMMAKYNREQLLISLIEYQQNLQDIISNIEQEKWEELEIILKKSHQERPSFIDFQD from the coding sequence ATGAAAATAGGTATTATTGGCTTAGGTTTAATAGGGGGCTCATTAGGTTTAGATTTGACTCGTCAAGGTTACGATGTTATCGGAGTTTCTCGTCAACTCAGCACTTGCAACATCGCTTTAGCAAAACAGATAGTTACAGATGCTAGTGTTGATTTTTCAGTTTTAGAGCAAACAGATCTAATTTTTATTTGTACTCCTATAGCGGCAATTTTACCCACTATTGAGAGCATAATTAATTATTTGCGTCCAAGTACGATTATTACTGATGTAGGCTCAGTGAAAGGAGCAATCTCCCATAAAGCTACAGAATTATGGAAGAACTTTGTGGGTAGTCATCCCATGGCAGGAACGACAAATCAAGGTATTGAAGCGGCTGAATCTAATTTATTTCAAAACGCTCCTTGTGTAATAACTCCTGTGAAAAATACTTCTATGGATGCCATGAATAAAGTTTCAGAAATATGGCGATCGCTAGGTTGTAAAGTATATACTTCGACGCCAGAAATACATGATCAAGCAGTGGCATGGATTTCTCATTTACCAGTAATGATAAGTGCAAATTTGATCAATAGTTGCGTTAAGAATCATAATCAAGAAGTAGTAAAGTTAGCCCAAAACTTGGCAAGTTCAGGATTTAAAGATACCAGCAGAGTGGGAGGAGGAAATGTGGAATTAGGGTTAATGATGGCAAAATATAACCGTGAACAATTGTTAATTAGTTTAATAGAATATCAACAAAATTTACAAGATATTATTAGTAATATTGAACAAGAAAAATGGGAAGAATTAGAGATAATTTTAAAGAAAAGTCATCAAGAAAGACCTAGTTTTATTGATTTTCAAGATTAA
- a CDS encoding class II aldolase/adducin family protein, protein MSNSRNIDEGIIKFNCQWIKQPLSIAVPDELLTWRDRMYNLKLIGHYHDINIGYGNISIKTPQGILISGTQTGNIYPIQPQHFTLVTDYDLEKNTVVCRGLIKASSESMTHIAVYQCDSSINAIIHIHNLQLWKNLLNKIPTTKKEVAYGTPDMAKEIFRLFVESNVKQKKILVMAGHEEGIITFASSVESAGNLLLSYL, encoded by the coding sequence ATGAGTAATTCCCGTAATATTGATGAGGGTATAATTAAATTTAATTGTCAATGGATTAAACAACCTTTGTCAATTGCTGTACCTGATGAACTATTAACATGGCGTGATCGAATGTATAATCTTAAACTTATCGGACATTATCATGATATAAATATTGGCTATGGTAATATCAGTATCAAAACTCCTCAAGGAATCTTGATTTCAGGTACACAAACAGGTAATATTTACCCCATTCAACCACAACATTTTACCCTAGTTACAGATTATGATCTTGAGAAAAATACCGTAGTTTGTCGAGGATTAATTAAGGCTTCCTCAGAATCCATGACACATATCGCCGTTTATCAATGCGATAGCTCGATCAATGCTATTATTCATATTCATAATCTTCAGTTGTGGAAAAATTTACTTAATAAAATCCCTACCACAAAAAAAGAAGTTGCCTATGGCACACCAGATATGGCAAAAGAGATATTTCGTTTATTTGTAGAAAGCAACGTTAAGCAAAAAAAAATCCTTGTAATGGCGGGGCATGAGGAAGGAATTATAACCTTTGCTTCTTCTGTTGAAAGTGCAGGAAATTTACTGCTTAGTTATTTATAG
- the purL gene encoding phosphoribosylformylglycinamidine synthase subunit PurL translates to MPVPFTPQEIASEGIKPAEYEDIVKRLGRHPNKAELGMFGVMWSEHCCYKNSKPLLSQFPTDGDRILVGPGENAGVVDFGNGLRVAFKIESHNHPSAIEPFQGAATGVGGILRDIFTMGARPIAILNSLRFGNLDNPHTKRIFKGVVEGISHYGNCVGVPTVGGEVYFNPAYSGNPLVNAMAIGLMETDEIVKSGASGIGNPVLYVGSTTGRDGMGGASFASAELTDESLDDRPAVQVGDPFLEKSLIEACLEAFKTGAVVAAQDMGAAGITCSTSEMAAKGGVGIELDLDKIPAREKAMIPYEYLLSESQERMLFVGEKGREQELIDIFERWGLHAVVAGEVIPEQVVRILHQGKVAAEVPSTALADNTPIYHHEVLTNPPEYATKAWSWTEAELAKVEESGVNNQNWEEILLKLLDTPSIASKRWIYRQYDHQVQNNTVMLPGGADAAIIRVRPVNGKPELATTGIAATTDCNPRYVYLDPNLGAKLAVAEAARNLSCVGAQPIAITDNLNFGSPEKAVGYWQLHHACQGISEACREFNTPVTGGNVSLYNETIDSEGNPQPIYPTPVIGMVGLISDIEKICGQGWQQEGDLIYLLGKFNPNLGASEYLATIHNTVAGKPPELDYHLEKKVQEVCREGISKSLLKSAHDVTEGGISVALAESSISGKLGCQVTLPAINARLDNVLFGELASLIIVSINPENKAQWETLLTEKLGNDWQKIGVVKSTILSINNLINLDIQIVTDTWEKAIEKRL, encoded by the coding sequence ATGCCCGTACCCTTTACCCCTCAAGAAATCGCCTCTGAAGGCATTAAACCTGCTGAATATGAAGACATCGTTAAAAGATTAGGCAGACATCCCAATAAAGCCGAATTAGGGATGTTTGGGGTAATGTGGTCAGAACATTGTTGTTATAAAAACTCCAAGCCTTTACTATCACAATTTCCTACCGATGGCGATCGCATATTAGTGGGACCTGGAGAAAATGCAGGAGTTGTGGATTTTGGTAACGGTTTGAGAGTAGCATTTAAAATAGAATCTCATAATCATCCTAGCGCCATCGAGCCATTTCAAGGAGCCGCCACAGGAGTCGGAGGCATTTTAAGAGATATATTTACCATGGGAGCACGCCCTATTGCTATTTTAAACTCATTGCGCTTCGGCAATTTAGATAATCCTCACACCAAAAGAATTTTTAAAGGAGTTGTAGAAGGTATATCACACTATGGTAACTGTGTTGGTGTGCCAACCGTTGGTGGTGAAGTCTATTTCAACCCCGCTTACAGTGGTAATCCCCTTGTTAATGCCATGGCAATAGGCTTGATGGAAACTGATGAAATAGTTAAATCAGGGGCTTCTGGCATTGGCAATCCTGTTTTGTATGTTGGTTCGACGACAGGCAGAGACGGCATGGGAGGAGCAAGTTTTGCCAGTGCAGAATTGACGGATGAATCATTAGACGATCGACCTGCAGTACAAGTAGGAGATCCTTTCTTGGAAAAATCCTTAATAGAAGCCTGTTTAGAAGCCTTTAAAACGGGTGCGGTAGTTGCAGCCCAAGATATGGGAGCGGCGGGGATTACTTGCTCAACTTCAGAAATGGCAGCAAAAGGAGGCGTTGGCATTGAGTTAGATTTGGACAAGATTCCAGCCCGTGAAAAAGCCATGATACCCTATGAGTATCTCCTATCAGAATCCCAAGAAAGAATGCTCTTTGTAGGAGAGAAAGGACGAGAACAAGAATTAATTGATATTTTTGAAAGATGGGGACTTCATGCTGTAGTAGCTGGTGAAGTAATACCCGAACAAGTTGTCAGAATTTTACATCAAGGAAAAGTTGCGGCAGAAGTGCCATCCACTGCGTTAGCTGATAATACGCCAATTTATCATCACGAAGTCTTGACAAATCCACCAGAATATGCTACGAAAGCATGGTCATGGACAGAAGCAGAATTAGCAAAAGTTGAAGAAAGTGGTGTCAATAATCAAAATTGGGAAGAAATTCTGCTAAAACTTCTTGATACTCCCTCTATAGCTTCAAAAAGATGGATTTATCGTCAATATGATCATCAAGTCCAAAATAATACCGTAATGCTTCCGGGGGGAGCAGATGCGGCTATTATCAGAGTACGCCCCGTAAACGGAAAACCAGAATTAGCAACAACTGGCATCGCTGCGACTACTGATTGTAATCCTCGTTATGTATATTTAGATCCTAATTTGGGAGCAAAATTAGCAGTAGCTGAAGCCGCTCGTAACTTAAGTTGTGTTGGGGCACAACCTATTGCTATTACTGATAATCTGAACTTTGGAAGTCCAGAAAAAGCCGTCGGTTACTGGCAATTACATCATGCTTGTCAAGGAATTTCTGAGGCTTGTCGAGAATTTAATACTCCTGTGACGGGTGGAAACGTATCTTTATATAACGAAACTATAGACAGCGAAGGCAATCCTCAACCCATTTACCCTACCCCTGTGATAGGTATGGTGGGTTTAATATCTGACATCGAGAAAATTTGTGGGCAAGGTTGGCAACAAGAAGGGGATTTAATCTATCTTTTAGGTAAATTTAATCCTAATTTAGGTGCGTCAGAATATTTAGCAACAATTCATAACACTGTAGCAGGAAAACCACCAGAATTAGACTATCACTTAGAAAAAAAAGTGCAAGAAGTTTGTCGTGAAGGAATTAGTAAAAGTTTGCTCAAATCTGCCCATGATGTTACTGAAGGCGGAATTTCCGTGGCTTTAGCGGAATCTTCTATTAGTGGGAAGTTAGGTTGTCAAGTTACTTTACCTGCAATAAATGCTCGTTTAGATAATGTTTTGTTTGGTGAATTAGCAAGTTTAATTATTGTGTCAATTAATCCTGAAAATAAAGCTCAATGGGAAACACTATTAACGGAAAAACTAGGCAATGATTGGCAAAAAATTGGGGTAGTAAAATCAACTATTTTAAGTATTAATAATTTAATTAATTTAGATATTCAAATTGTAACTGATACTTGGGAAAAAGCCATCGAAAAAAGACTATAA
- a CDS encoding methylthioribulose 1-phosphate dehydratase, with protein MTYCQRDLNIAIESILETANFLNRQGWTPATSSNFSQRLDNNYCAITVSGKHKGKLTPDDIMVVDLQGKPQDEKKPSAETLLHTSLYAWNPNIGSVLHTHSLNSTLLTLLTNNTSWELEDYELLKAFSGISTHESAIKIPIFANTQDIASLADEVIEYLHQRIPCWGYLIRGHGVYTWGKDMPETLRHLEALEYLIQCELELMRIRGKL; from the coding sequence TTGACTTATTGCCAACGAGATTTAAACATCGCCATTGAGAGCATTCTTGAAACAGCTAATTTTCTCAATCGTCAAGGTTGGACTCCAGCCACCAGTAGTAATTTTTCTCAAAGGTTAGATAATAATTATTGTGCTATTACTGTGTCGGGTAAGCATAAAGGCAAATTAACCCCTGATGATATTATGGTAGTGGATTTGCAAGGAAAACCCCAAGACGAGAAAAAACCTTCGGCGGAAACTCTTCTTCATACCAGCCTATATGCCTGGAATCCTAACATTGGATCAGTTTTACATACTCATTCCCTTAATAGTACGTTACTCACTCTCTTAACAAATAATACTTCTTGGGAATTAGAAGATTATGAGTTGTTAAAAGCTTTTTCGGGAATTTCTACCCATGAAAGTGCGATCAAAATTCCTATTTTTGCTAATACTCAAGATATAGCTAGTTTAGCCGATGAAGTTATAGAATATCTGCACCAAAGAATTCCTTGCTGGGGTTATCTAATTCGAGGACATGGAGTTTATACTTGGGGTAAGGATATGCCAGAAACCCTAAGACATTTAGAAGCACTTGAATATTTAATACAATGTGAATTAGAACTTATGCGCATTAGAGGTAAATTATGA
- a CDS encoding acireductone dioxygenase, translating to MTALKIFDDNNPNIPIFDSNTVSEADKIEKISHKLKQIGIRFEQWQTIQNLISGATQEEVLKAYKSEIDQLINEEGYVTVDVVSLTSDNPNKSAFREKFLNEHTHSEDEVRFFVDGEGLFSLHIDNQVFEILCSRGDLISVPANTRHWFDMGENPNFTAIRFFNNPEGWVANFTGSDIASQFSRLEN from the coding sequence ATGACTGCATTAAAAATATTTGATGATAATAACCCCAATATACCTATTTTTGATAGTAACACCGTTTCTGAAGCAGATAAAATTGAGAAAATTAGTCACAAATTAAAACAAATTGGGATAAGATTTGAACAGTGGCAAACTATCCAAAATTTAATATCAGGTGCAACTCAAGAAGAGGTTTTGAAAGCCTATAAATCTGAAATTGATCAATTAATCAATGAAGAAGGATATGTAACTGTTGATGTGGTTAGTTTAACTAGCGATAATCCTAATAAATCGGCTTTTCGAGAAAAATTCTTAAATGAACATACCCATAGTGAAGATGAAGTCCGTTTTTTTGTAGATGGTGAGGGTTTATTTAGCTTACATATCGATAATCAAGTGTTTGAGATATTGTGTAGTAGAGGTGATTTAATCAGTGTACCCGCAAATACTCGTCATTGGTTCGATATGGGCGAGAATCCTAATTTTACAGCTATTCGTTTTTTCAACAATCCTGAAGGTTGGGTAGCGAATTTTACGGGAAGCGACATTGCTAGTCAGTTTTCAAGATTAGAGAATTAA
- the mtnC gene encoding acireductone synthase, protein MIKTILTDIEGTTSSINFVHDILFPYAYDRMYDFLAENWDHEQVKKALLEIAKLENLVDYNHEQITTILQDWIKCDHKIKPLKDLQGIIWEEGYKNGDYSSHVYPDAYEMLSLWHSKNIPIYIYSSGSIYAQKLFFGHSEYGNLLALFSGFFDTNIGNKKEPQSYINIANNLNLNPHEIIFLSDVEDEVNSALSIGMKTVWIIREEKAFKEKKNSNSPHQIVNNFQLINL, encoded by the coding sequence ATGATTAAAACAATTTTAACGGATATTGAAGGTACAACCAGTTCTATTAATTTTGTCCATGATATTTTATTTCCTTATGCTTATGATAGAATGTATGATTTTTTAGCTGAAAATTGGGATCATGAGCAGGTAAAAAAAGCTCTATTAGAAATAGCGAAATTGGAAAATTTAGTAGATTATAATCATGAACAAATAACTACTATTTTACAAGATTGGATAAAATGCGATCACAAAATTAAACCTTTAAAAGACCTACAAGGTATAATCTGGGAAGAAGGTTATAAAAATGGTGATTATTCCTCTCATGTTTATCCAGATGCCTACGAAATGTTATCATTATGGCACAGTAAAAATATTCCTATTTATATATATTCTTCAGGCTCAATTTATGCTCAAAAATTATTTTTTGGACATTCAGAATATGGTAATTTATTAGCTTTATTTAGTGGTTTTTTTGATACTAATATTGGTAATAAAAAAGAGCCTCAATCTTATATTAACATTGCGAACAATCTTAACTTAAACCCTCATGAAATTATTTTTTTATCTGATGTAGAAGATGAGGTAAATTCAGCGTTATCTATCGGCATGAAAACTGTCTGGATAATAAGAGAAGAAAAAGCATTTAAAGAGAAAAAAAATAGCAACTCTCCCCATCAAATTGTTAATAATTTTCAGTTAATCAATCTATAA
- a CDS encoding FtsW/RodA/SpoVE family cell cycle protein encodes MFRYLIPFYQPDIDQWSLEARLLRWLTFVWLLIGLIALFSASYAVGLDESNDGWFYFKRQGFWMIIGLICFKIVTELPLKIILKFSPWCYLVALILIIGTVVGLGQNVNGAERWIALGPIQIQPSELLKPFLVLQGATIFGSWQRQPWRIKGAWLGIFAFTLACILKQPNLSTTALCGMTLWLMALAGGLPYIQLLATAMMGMVTAALSVAINPYQLRRIVSFIDPWQDARGDGYQLVQSLLAIGSGGELGVGFGMSQQKLFYLPFQYTDFIFAVFAEEFGFVGSIILILMVVTYATVAFLVTLRCTHPIKRLVAVGVMVILVGQSLLNIGVNTGSLPTTGLPFPFLSYGGSSVMSSCILAGLLIRVAIETYQQEIILNN; translated from the coding sequence ATTTTTCGTTATTTAATCCCATTTTATCAACCTGATATTGATCAATGGTCATTAGAAGCAAGATTATTGCGGTGGCTGACTTTTGTATGGTTATTAATTGGTTTAATCGCTTTATTTTCAGCTTCCTATGCCGTTGGGTTGGATGAATCTAACGATGGTTGGTTTTATTTTAAACGTCAAGGATTTTGGATGATTATAGGTTTAATTTGCTTCAAAATTGTGACGGAATTACCCTTAAAAATAATTCTCAAGTTTTCTCCTTGGTGTTATCTTGTAGCATTAATTTTAATTATTGGCACAGTGGTAGGTTTAGGGCAAAATGTAAATGGTGCAGAAAGATGGATAGCCTTAGGACCAATTCAAATTCAGCCTTCAGAATTACTCAAACCTTTTTTAGTTTTACAAGGTGCGACTATTTTTGGCAGTTGGCAAAGGCAACCTTGGCGAATTAAAGGTGCATGGCTAGGTATTTTTGCTTTTACTTTAGCCTGTATTTTAAAACAGCCAAACTTAAGTACAACAGCATTGTGTGGGATGACTTTATGGCTAATGGCTTTGGCTGGAGGTTTACCTTATATACAATTATTGGCTACGGCAATGATGGGTATGGTTACAGCCGCCCTTAGTGTAGCTATCAATCCTTATCAATTAAGACGGATTGTATCATTTATAGATCCATGGCAAGACGCAAGGGGAGATGGTTATCAATTAGTACAAAGTTTACTCGCAATTGGATCTGGTGGCGAATTGGGTGTTGGTTTTGGAATGTCTCAACAAAAATTATTTTATTTACCTTTCCAATACACGGACTTTATTTTTGCCGTTTTTGCTGAAGAATTTGGCTTTGTAGGTAGTATCATTTTAATTTTAATGGTGGTAACTTATGCAACGGTAGCTTTTCTTGTAACTCTAAGATGTACTCATCCCATTAAACGTTTGGTAGCAGTGGGAGTAATGGTTATTTTAGTAGGACAATCTTTACTGAATATAGGAGTAAATACAGGATCTTTGCCTACTACAGGTTTACCTTTTCCCTTTTTAAGCTATGGTGGTAGTTCTGTTATGAGTAGTTGTATTTTAGCAGGATTATTAATTAGAGTTGCTATCGAAACTTATCAACAAGAAATAATTTTAAATAATTAA
- the tsaB gene encoding tRNA (adenosine(37)-N6)-threonylcarbamoyltransferase complex dimerization subunit type 1 TsaB: MKQGLALHTTSGELGVAIINNQGEYRFNSWDLGRDLANNLHEKLIEFLPPLLWQDLEFIAIAKGPGSFTSTRIGVVTAKTLAQQLNIPIFGISTLESLAWYYGKKEINNPILAVEMKANNEEVFGAIYQFSVSMNELSNIIPDQLLKLEEWENLVIEYKSKFDNNFKLINTPEKLAFTTETLLEIVLFRIKNGEDLNLNNWQILIPFY, translated from the coding sequence ATGAAACAAGGACTAGCTCTACATACTACTAGCGGAGAATTAGGAGTTGCTATTATTAATAATCAAGGAGAATATCGTTTTAATTCTTGGGATTTAGGGCGAGATTTAGCTAATAATTTACATGAAAAACTTATCGAATTTTTACCGCCTTTACTGTGGCAAGATTTAGAGTTTATTGCCATAGCAAAAGGACCTGGTAGTTTTACCAGTACAAGGATAGGAGTCGTTACAGCAAAAACTTTAGCCCAACAGTTAAATATTCCCATTTTTGGTATTTCTACTTTAGAGTCTTTAGCTTGGTATTACGGCAAAAAAGAGATAAATAATCCTATTTTAGCGGTAGAAATGAAGGCTAATAATGAGGAAGTTTTTGGGGCTATTTATCAATTTTCCGTATCGATGAATGAGTTATCAAATATTATCCCAGATCAATTATTAAAACTTGAAGAATGGGAAAATTTAGTTATAGAATATAAGAGTAAGTTTGACAATAATTTTAAATTAATAAACACACCAGAAAAATTAGCTTTTACCACTGAAACTTTACTAGAAATTGTTTTATTTCGCATTAAAAATGGTGAAGATTTAAACCTTAATAATTGGCAAATTTTAATTCCTTTTTATTAA